ATCCAGAGGTAGGAAGACTCTTTAATAATATTATGAGCGCAATTGTTACTGCTTCCATCTTAGGAGCTTGTATTTTCACATCCATTTAAAACAGTTAATTTATCAAAAAAGAATCCCCGTAGGATTGAACTGCAGGGGGATTCTTTTTTGTTACGCGACCTGGCAGATACTAACGTAAAGAGCGATTTCCCCAGCGATAACATTAGAACATAGAATTGACCCATTGACTGTCACAAAAACGACCGATTTTTTCGGCTTAATTGATAAGAAATACAAATAATAACTTTGCCTAGTTTGAATCATTTTAGGCAAAGTATGATGAAGATATATACCCAAGCACTTCTGACTTGACCCATGCTATCTATCGCCCTCTAACTTCCATTTTAGGCTCATATATTTTCTTCAAGTTTAATATCAGAAGCTTTGGGATTTTCTTCAAACACAATCCAGTTGTACCGGATTATGTAAACATATTTTAACTTTTGTAAAGATTTATGATAAGTTGGTTGGGGAGCAGAACTGTTAGCTGAGTTTATTGCTCCACGTTGGGTCAGTTGAAAACTTAGTGAGTTAATCCTCTATATGGCAATTACTATCGACTCCGCCCGTGGCATTTTCCCCAACACACTGTCGGCTGATGCCGTGCCAGCTCTAACTGCTCGATTCAACCAACTTAGCGCCGAAGATCAACTTGCATGGACATGGTTCGCTTTCTTGGAGATGGGTAAGACCGTGACGGTTGCGGCTCCTGGCGCAGCCAGTATGCAGTTTGCAGAAGAAATCCTGCAACAAGTCAAGCAAATGACATTTCCTGAGCAAACTCAGATGATGTGC
Above is a genomic segment from Oculatellaceae cyanobacterium containing:
- a CDS encoding orange carotenoid protein N-terminal domain-containing protein encodes the protein MAITIDSARGIFPNTLSADAVPALTARFNQLSAEDQLAWTWFAFLEMGKTVTVAAPGAASMQFAEEILQQVKQMTFPEQTQMMC